The Cellulomonas wangleii genome includes a region encoding these proteins:
- a CDS encoding lipase family protein, with translation MVQPARRAHPGARWALLVVSSLAVPVGAVLALRPFVSLAVLVVAVVAGLTALGVVHLVADRPTAASDAGAAARWWWLAGVAYLLAAGVVVVWPGPTIAVLARVVGVALVVDGALDALAARRGCGTGRANAALSGVTSVVLGVLALAWPDVTVLVVAVLVGIRVLVTGIRGVAAALRGTLRRRPSRQDRRARPGRGRLVVNVAALVATLALAAVGVALDGGTARPDDFYAAPADVPDAPGRLLRSEPFTSAEIPHGATAWRILYTTTRGDGTPTVASGLVVAPDTATGDAREPADVVAWAHGTTGVTPGCAPSVLPDGLAAGALFVQDDVLAQGWALVATDYAGLGTAGPHAYLVGEPAAHDVLDAVRAAHQLDDVTLSDRNVVWGHSQGGGAALWTGIVAPDYAPDVDVLGVAALAPASNPSALLAHLPDVSVGALFAAYLAEGYAATYPDVRFADVVRPGARTVVGEMAHRCLADRGVVVSALTALLLDQPVWAHADPFTGAFGDRLTQNVPSGPIAAPLLVAQGTADSIVVASSQDEYVAARCAAGYAVEHRTYDGLDHVALVEADSPLVPDLVGWTRDRLAGAPATDTCP, from the coding sequence ATGGTCCAGCCCGCGCGACGTGCGCACCCGGGCGCGCGGTGGGCGCTGCTCGTCGTCTCGTCGCTGGCGGTGCCCGTGGGCGCCGTCCTGGCGCTGCGGCCGTTCGTGTCCCTCGCGGTGCTCGTCGTCGCGGTCGTCGCGGGGCTCACCGCGCTGGGGGTCGTCCACCTGGTGGCGGACCGCCCGACCGCGGCCTCGGACGCGGGCGCGGCGGCACGCTGGTGGTGGCTCGCGGGCGTCGCGTACCTGCTGGCCGCGGGCGTCGTGGTCGTCTGGCCCGGGCCGACGATCGCCGTGCTGGCCCGCGTGGTGGGCGTCGCGCTCGTCGTCGACGGCGCGCTGGACGCCCTGGCCGCCCGGCGGGGCTGCGGCACCGGCCGGGCGAACGCCGCGCTGTCGGGCGTGACGTCGGTCGTGCTCGGCGTCCTGGCACTCGCGTGGCCCGACGTGACCGTGCTGGTCGTGGCCGTGCTCGTGGGGATCCGCGTGCTGGTGACCGGCATCCGCGGCGTCGCGGCCGCGCTGCGCGGCACGTTGCGGCGCCGCCCGTCGCGGCAGGACCGCCGCGCCCGGCCGGGACGCGGGCGGCTCGTCGTGAACGTCGCCGCGCTCGTCGCGACGCTCGCCCTCGCCGCGGTCGGCGTCGCCCTGGACGGTGGCACCGCCCGCCCCGACGACTTCTACGCCGCACCCGCCGACGTCCCGGACGCCCCCGGGCGCCTCCTGCGCAGCGAGCCGTTCACCAGCGCCGAGATCCCTCACGGCGCCACCGCGTGGCGCATCCTCTACACCACGACGCGCGGCGACGGCACGCCGACGGTCGCCTCGGGCCTGGTCGTCGCACCGGACACGGCGACCGGTGACGCCCGCGAGCCCGCGGACGTCGTCGCGTGGGCGCACGGCACGACGGGCGTCACACCCGGCTGCGCACCGTCCGTGCTGCCCGACGGCCTGGCCGCCGGCGCGCTGTTCGTGCAGGACGACGTGCTCGCGCAGGGCTGGGCGCTCGTCGCGACCGACTACGCGGGTCTCGGCACGGCGGGTCCGCACGCCTACCTCGTCGGGGAGCCCGCCGCGCACGACGTGCTCGACGCCGTCCGCGCGGCGCACCAGCTGGACGACGTGACGCTCAGCGACCGGAACGTCGTGTGGGGCCACTCCCAGGGCGGCGGCGCGGCGCTGTGGACGGGGATCGTGGCACCCGACTACGCGCCCGACGTCGACGTCCTCGGCGTGGCGGCGCTGGCGCCCGCGTCGAACCCGTCCGCCCTGCTCGCGCACCTGCCGGACGTGTCGGTGGGCGCGCTGTTCGCGGCCTACCTGGCCGAGGGCTACGCCGCCACGTACCCGGACGTGCGGTTCGCCGACGTCGTGCGGCCGGGTGCCCGGACCGTGGTGGGGGAGATGGCGCACCGGTGCCTCGCCGACCGCGGCGTCGTCGTGTCCGCGCTGACGGCGCTGCTGCTCGACCAGCCCGTGTGGGCGCACGCCGACCCGTTCACCGGGGCGTTCGGCGACCGGCTGACGCAGAACGTGCCGTCCGGGCCGATCGCCGCACCGCTGCTCGTCGCGCAGGGCACGGCCGACTCGATCGTCGTCGCGTCCTCGCAGGACGAGTACGTGGCCGCGCGCTGCGCCGCCGGCTACGCCGTCGAGCACCGCACCTACGACGGGCTCGACCACGTCGCGCTGGTCGAGGCGGACTCCCCGCTGGTCCCGGACCTCGTCGGGTGGACGCGCGACCGGCTCGCAGGGGCGCCGGCCACCGACACCTGCCCCTGA
- a CDS encoding aminoacyl-tRNA deacylase: protein MSDATPGPTAAPDTELRTDGERRTVQALDAAAIPYVRTRHGRVGSLAEAAAARGIEPADLVKTIVVRRGEDDFLLVLLPGDRQISWPRLRALLGVSRLSMPDAAVAKDVTGFERGTITPFGTTRTWPVVVDRRATGRRVSIGGGGHGVGIELATDDLVRALGATVADVSDDG from the coding sequence GTGAGCGACGCGACCCCCGGCCCCACCGCCGCCCCCGACACCGAGCTGCGGACCGACGGTGAGCGGCGCACGGTGCAGGCGCTGGACGCCGCCGCCATCCCCTACGTCCGGACGCGGCACGGGCGCGTCGGGTCTCTCGCGGAGGCCGCCGCCGCCCGCGGCATCGAGCCGGCCGACCTGGTCAAGACCATCGTCGTGCGCCGCGGTGAGGACGACTTCCTGCTGGTGCTGCTGCCCGGCGACCGTCAGATCTCCTGGCCGCGGCTGCGCGCCCTGCTCGGCGTCTCGCGGCTGTCCATGCCGGACGCCGCCGTGGCCAAGGACGTCACGGGCTTCGAGCGCGGCACCATCACCCCGTTCGGGACCACCCGCACCTGGCCGGTGGTCGTGGACCGGCGCGCGACGGGGCGGCGCGTGTCGATCGGCGGCGGCGGTCACGGCGTCGGGATCGAGCTGGCGACCGACGACCTGGTACGTGCGCTGGGTGCCACCGTCGCGGACGTCAGCGACGACGGCTGA
- a CDS encoding STAS domain-containing protein, whose amino-acid sequence MTELTSAALESTPDPTDHEIRVEHRGGRAVVCLVGEIDASLRESASASMGIALMSGLPLLVDASEATFIDSSGVAFVLQLHLAASEAGVDLRLHDPHRVLRDLLDMVGLGEAVPDDV is encoded by the coding sequence ATGACCGAGCTCACCAGCGCGGCACTCGAGAGCACCCCCGACCCGACGGACCACGAGATCCGTGTCGAGCACCGCGGGGGTCGGGCCGTCGTGTGCCTGGTCGGTGAGATCGACGCGTCCCTGCGCGAGTCGGCCTCCGCGTCGATGGGCATCGCGCTGATGAGCGGGCTGCCGCTCCTGGTCGACGCCAGCGAGGCGACGTTCATCGACTCGTCGGGCGTGGCGTTCGTGCTGCAGCTGCACCTCGCCGCGTCCGAGGCGGGGGTCGACCTGAGGCTGCACGACCCGCACCGCGTGCTGCGCGACCTGCTCGACATGGTCGGTCTGGGAGAGGCGGTCCCGGACGACGTGTGA
- a CDS encoding exonuclease SbcCD subunit D, with translation MRLLHTSDWHLGRSLHGVDLLDHQAAYLDHLVDLVHAERVDAVVVAGDVYDRAIPPVEAVTLLSDTLARLAEHTTVVVTSGNHDSATRLGFGSQLMRERVRLRTRVASLAEPVEVGDVLVYGLPYLDPDVCRAELAPVDATGTRTLLARSHEAVTSAAMARVRADAATRRGSARPRVVVAAHAFVVGGRASESERDIRVGGVDHVPAAVFAGADYVALGHLHGPQVVTGPDGTVLRYSGSPLAYSFSEQHHTKSSVLVDLSGAAPVTTLVPAPVPRRLSDVTGPLDDLLGAAGEPYVGDWVRVTVTDDARPADLFRRVRERFPHALVVQHRPARPDEERARPVLVTAAADPVEVAADFVAHVTGARPTAAERAVLRAAHEHVAAAERSA, from the coding sequence ATGCGGTTGCTGCACACGTCGGACTGGCACCTGGGGCGCTCCCTGCACGGGGTCGACCTGCTCGACCACCAGGCCGCGTACCTGGACCACCTGGTCGACCTGGTGCACGCGGAGCGGGTCGACGCGGTCGTCGTCGCGGGCGACGTGTACGACCGGGCCATCCCGCCCGTGGAGGCCGTGACCCTGCTGTCCGACACCCTCGCGCGGCTCGCCGAGCACACCACCGTCGTGGTGACGTCGGGCAACCACGACTCCGCGACCCGGCTCGGCTTCGGGTCCCAGCTCATGCGCGAGCGCGTGCGGCTGCGCACGCGCGTCGCGTCGCTGGCCGAGCCGGTCGAGGTGGGTGACGTGCTCGTCTACGGGCTGCCGTACCTCGACCCGGACGTGTGCCGGGCGGAGCTCGCACCGGTCGACGCGACGGGCACGCGCACGCTGCTCGCGCGCTCGCACGAGGCCGTGACGTCCGCCGCCATGGCGCGCGTGCGGGCCGACGCGGCGACCCGGCGCGGGTCCGCGCGGCCGCGCGTCGTGGTGGCCGCGCACGCGTTCGTCGTGGGCGGCCGGGCCAGCGAGTCGGAGCGGGACATCCGCGTCGGCGGCGTCGACCACGTGCCCGCCGCGGTGTTCGCCGGCGCCGACTACGTCGCGCTGGGCCACCTGCACGGCCCCCAGGTCGTCACCGGGCCGGACGGCACCGTGCTCCGGTACTCCGGCTCGCCCCTCGCGTACTCGTTCTCCGAGCAGCACCACACCAAGTCCTCCGTGCTGGTGGACCTGTCCGGGGCGGCGCCCGTGACGACCCTCGTGCCCGCGCCGGTGCCCCGCCGCCTGAGCGACGTGACCGGCCCGCTCGACGACCTGCTCGGCGCCGCCGGTGAGCCGTACGTCGGGGACTGGGTGCGGGTGACGGTGACCGACGACGCGCGCCCCGCCGACCTGTTCCGCCGTGTCCGCGAGCGGTTCCCGCACGCGCTGGTCGTGCAGCACCGGCCCGCGCGGCCCGACGAGGAGCGTGCGCGGCCCGTGCTGGTCACGGCCGCCGCCGACCCGGTCGAGGTCGCCGCGGACTTCGTCGCGCACGTCACCGGTGCCCGGCCCACGGCCGCGGAGCGTGCGGTGCTGCGTGCCGCGCACGAGCACGTCGCCGCCGCGGAGCGGAGCGCCTGA
- a CDS encoding AAA family ATPase: protein MRLRSLTVQAIGPFADRHTVDLDALGASGLFLLEGPTGAGKSTLIDAIVFALYGKVAGADASDERLRSAYAADDVESVVDLVFEVPAGIYRVRRTPAHQRAKRRGTGTTTAQASVKAWRLPPDADVSGGPDALDGVGVLLGTRLDEVGAELQRVVGLDRTQFVQTVVLPQGEFARFLRATGEERRVLLQKIFGTQVYEQMQQRLAALRAEAARTVEAARGRLGESVAHLLGACAGGPQEQDAARAALEEAVLATPAAPAVGQVLATLTAGLDAVADALTREADTARGACEAAQAVHEQARATAALVARRDALRAEHTLLDAAAARHADDVERLGRARSAAAVRPLLTGWEEARTTHASATKALVAAADVAPADLLPADLPTLDVPRDLPTLDLPTLELPTLAPQPGDPADGDPAALGLPAELGLPGALGEDALGAWRPHLRAEHDAAAAAAASLRRTVDVEAGLTERRRAVRDLAAVLDDLRAEVDAATTWLADRPAARAVLEQERDAARAQAGRADAAEAARTAARALVADVQALVTARADLATAEAAVAAAAQDARAALGAEATLRAARVAGLAGELAADLADGDPCPVCGACEHPAPATVGADHVTAEQVQVAEQARADAESRLAAAGARRAGLTERVDGLAARTGQHDTGSAGAALRSADAEVAAVAAAAARVTELDAQLTAHDTATRRREALRDEVLAQVRAAEVTLETERDALGRAEAEVVEARADHPTVAARHAALEARARQAVDLLDALDAERSAAADAGRRRRELDAALAEHGFATDAAARDAWCRAPELAELERRVVTHTADLARVTAGLAEPEVAALPDDVTVDVAGARAAEVAARQVATDADGRARVAASRAEAAGDGAELVRRAAEGLDAAVAAAAPVTRMANLASGTGSDNAHALSLATYVLGRRFEDVVAAANERLAVMSDGRYELVRSDEKEDVRARAVGLAMRVVDHRTERARDPRTLSGGETFYVSLCLALGMADVVTAEAGGVELGTLFVDEGFGALDPHVLDQVLAELGRLRQGGRVVGIVSHVEALKQAVADRIEVRPTPGGPSTLTVLAG, encoded by the coding sequence ATGCGGCTGCGCTCGCTGACCGTCCAGGCCATCGGCCCGTTCGCCGACCGGCACACCGTGGACCTCGACGCCCTCGGCGCGTCCGGGCTCTTCCTGCTCGAGGGCCCCACGGGCGCGGGCAAGTCGACGCTCATCGACGCGATCGTCTTCGCGCTGTACGGCAAGGTCGCCGGCGCCGACGCCTCGGACGAGCGGCTGCGCTCCGCGTACGCGGCCGACGACGTCGAGAGCGTCGTCGACCTGGTCTTCGAGGTGCCCGCCGGCATCTACCGCGTGCGCCGCACGCCCGCCCACCAGCGCGCCAAGCGCCGCGGTACGGGCACCACGACCGCACAGGCGAGCGTCAAGGCGTGGCGGCTGCCGCCCGACGCCGACGTGTCCGGCGGCCCCGACGCCCTCGACGGCGTCGGCGTGCTGCTCGGCACGCGCCTGGACGAGGTCGGGGCCGAGCTGCAGCGCGTGGTGGGGCTGGACCGCACGCAGTTCGTCCAGACCGTGGTGCTGCCGCAGGGGGAGTTCGCGCGGTTCCTGCGCGCGACCGGCGAGGAGCGCCGGGTGCTGCTGCAGAAGATCTTCGGCACGCAGGTGTACGAGCAGATGCAGCAGCGGCTCGCTGCCCTGCGGGCCGAGGCCGCGCGCACCGTGGAGGCCGCGCGCGGGCGCCTCGGGGAGTCGGTCGCGCACCTGCTCGGCGCGTGCGCCGGGGGACCCCAGGAGCAGGACGCGGCCCGCGCCGCGCTCGAGGAGGCGGTGCTCGCCACGCCCGCCGCACCCGCGGTCGGCCAGGTGCTCGCCACGCTCACGGCCGGGCTGGACGCCGTCGCCGACGCGCTGACCCGCGAGGCGGACACCGCGCGCGGCGCGTGCGAGGCGGCGCAGGCGGTGCACGAGCAGGCCCGCGCGACGGCCGCGCTGGTGGCCCGTCGCGACGCGCTGCGCGCGGAGCACACCCTGCTCGACGCCGCCGCCGCCCGGCACGCCGACGACGTGGAGCGCCTGGGCCGGGCACGGTCCGCCGCGGCGGTGCGTCCGCTGCTGACGGGCTGGGAGGAGGCCCGCACCACGCACGCGTCGGCCACCAAGGCGCTGGTGGCGGCGGCGGACGTCGCACCCGCCGACCTGCTGCCCGCGGACCTGCCGACCCTCGACGTGCCGCGCGACCTGCCGACCCTCGACCTGCCGACCCTCGAGCTGCCGACCCTCGCCCCGCAGCCGGGTGACCCGGCGGACGGCGACCCGGCGGCGCTCGGGCTGCCGGCGGAGCTCGGACTGCCGGGTGCGCTCGGCGAGGACGCGCTCGGCGCCTGGCGGCCCCACCTGCGGGCGGAGCACGACGCGGCGGCGGCCGCGGCCGCGTCGCTGCGCCGTACCGTCGACGTCGAGGCAGGGCTCACCGAGCGGCGCCGCGCGGTCCGTGACCTCGCGGCCGTGCTCGACGACCTGCGGGCCGAGGTCGACGCGGCCACGACGTGGCTCGCGGACCGTCCGGCGGCGCGGGCCGTGCTCGAGCAGGAGCGCGACGCGGCACGCGCGCAGGCCGGGCGGGCGGACGCGGCCGAGGCGGCGCGCACCGCCGCCCGCGCGCTCGTCGCCGACGTGCAGGCCCTCGTCACCGCGCGGGCGGACCTGGCGACGGCCGAGGCCGCCGTCGCCGCCGCGGCCCAGGACGCCCGCGCCGCGCTCGGCGCCGAGGCCACCCTGCGGGCCGCACGGGTCGCCGGACTCGCGGGTGAGCTGGCAGCGGACCTGGCGGACGGGGACCCGTGCCCGGTGTGCGGCGCCTGCGAGCACCCCGCGCCGGCGACCGTCGGCGCCGACCACGTCACGGCCGAGCAGGTGCAGGTTGCCGAGCAGGCGCGGGCGGACGCCGAGTCCCGGCTCGCGGCGGCCGGCGCACGGCGCGCAGGGCTCACGGAGCGGGTCGACGGCCTCGCCGCGCGCACCGGTCAGCACGACACCGGGTCCGCCGGGGCGGCACTGCGCAGCGCCGACGCCGAGGTGGCAGCGGTGGCCGCCGCGGCCGCGCGGGTGACCGAGCTCGACGCGCAGCTGACGGCCCACGACACGGCCACCCGACGCCGCGAGGCCCTGCGGGACGAGGTGCTGGCGCAGGTGCGTGCCGCCGAGGTGACGCTCGAGACGGAGCGCGACGCGCTGGGCCGCGCCGAGGCCGAGGTCGTCGAGGCGCGGGCGGACCACCCGACCGTCGCCGCCCGGCACGCTGCGCTCGAGGCACGCGCACGGCAGGCCGTCGACCTGCTGGACGCGCTGGACGCCGAGCGCTCGGCCGCCGCCGACGCGGGCCGCCGCCGTCGGGAGCTGGACGCCGCCCTGGCCGAGCACGGCTTCGCCACGGACGCCGCCGCGCGCGACGCGTGGTGCCGCGCGCCCGAGCTCGCGGAGCTCGAGCGGCGCGTCGTCACGCACACCGCCGACCTCGCGCGCGTGACCGCGGGGCTCGCGGAGCCCGAGGTCGCCGCGCTGCCGGACGACGTGACCGTCGACGTGGCCGGTGCCCGGGCCGCCGAGGTCGCCGCCCGTCAGGTCGCCACGGACGCCGACGGCCGGGCGCGCGTGGCGGCGTCCCGCGCCGAGGCGGCCGGTGACGGCGCCGAGCTCGTCCGCCGCGCCGCGGAGGGTCTCGACGCCGCCGTGGCCGCGGCCGCGCCGGTCACCCGGATGGCGAACCTCGCGTCCGGCACCGGCTCCGACAACGCGCACGCGCTGTCGCTGGCCACGTACGTGCTGGGCCGGCGGTTCGAGGACGTGGTGGCCGCGGCCAACGAGCGGCTCGCGGTCATGTCCGACGGGCGCTACGAGCTGGTGCGCTCCGACGAGAAGGAGGACGTGCGCGCGCGGGCGGTGGGCCTCGCGATGCGTGTCGTCGACCACCGCACCGAACGCGCGCGCGACCCGCGCACCCTGTCGGGGGGCGAGACGTTCTACGTGTCGCTGTGCCTCGCGCTCGGCATGGCCGACGTCGTCACCGCCGAGGCCGGGGGCGTCGAGCTCGGCACCCTGTTCGTCGACGAGGGCTTCGGGGCGCTCGACCCGCACGTGCTCGACCAGGTGCTCGCCGAGCTCGGTCGGCTGCGCCAGGGCGGCCGCGTCGTCGGCATCGTGTCGCACGTCGAGGCGCTCAAGCAGGCCGTGGCCGACCGGATCGAGGTGCGCCCGACCCCGGGCGGACCCAGCACCCTCACCGTCCTGGCCGGCTGA
- a CDS encoding LmeA family phospholipid-binding protein: MGAKAAVAGFVAIGLVVGGAYLADGLARDEAEGRVADVITRELQVEGTPEIRIGGFPFLTQLLGRSLDDVTATAGAVTLDGLRVTDVTVDATDVSLETPYRVGDVRIDATVPTASIEQAVRDEADLAVTVDGSTLRASGEVLGLTLTAGLVPRVEGGRLLVDVQDLTLGAGTLRLDQLPGNLAERLVGIEVPLDGLPPGIVLQAAEVVPDGVRVRATGVDVVLEDAR; the protein is encoded by the coding sequence ATGGGAGCCAAGGCCGCGGTCGCGGGGTTCGTCGCGATCGGACTCGTCGTCGGTGGCGCCTACCTGGCCGACGGCCTGGCGCGCGACGAGGCCGAGGGCCGGGTCGCGGACGTCATCACGCGCGAGCTGCAGGTCGAGGGGACGCCGGAGATCCGGATCGGCGGCTTCCCCTTCCTCACCCAGCTGCTGGGACGCTCGCTCGACGACGTGACCGCGACGGCCGGTGCCGTGACGCTCGACGGGCTGCGCGTCACCGACGTGACGGTCGACGCGACGGACGTCTCCCTCGAGACGCCGTACCGCGTGGGCGACGTGCGCATCGACGCGACCGTCCCCACCGCGTCGATCGAGCAGGCGGTGCGGGACGAGGCGGACCTCGCCGTCACGGTCGACGGGTCCACGCTGCGCGCGTCCGGCGAGGTCCTCGGCCTGACGCTGACCGCCGGGCTCGTGCCGCGCGTCGAGGGCGGCCGGCTGCTGGTCGACGTGCAGGACCTGACGCTCGGGGCGGGCACCCTGCGGCTCGACCAGCTGCCCGGCAACCTCGCGGAACGACTCGTCGGGATCGAGGTGCCGCTCGACGGGCTGCCCCCGGGCATCGTGCTGCAGGCCGCCGAGGTCGTGCCCGACGGGGTGCGGGTGAGGGCCACCGGCGTCGACGTGGTGCTGGAGGACGCGCGGTGA
- a CDS encoding M50 family metallopeptidase: MSGLADLWTQVTTPQPAPDRLTVAVVALVVLVALTVPGVWHLLRHGLTIVHEAAHAAVAVLVGRRLSGIRVHSDTSGLTVSRGRPRGPGMVATVAAGYPGPAVLGLAAAWLLSRGYALAVLWLLLVVVVLVLLQIRNWYGLWAVLVSGAVLVVVTVWAPAQVQTVVAAGLTWFLLLGAPRAVLEMQSQRRRVRRGGGRDQSDAGLLAGLTHLPAAAWVGLLLVLCVALLGIGGAWLLAAWPTP, translated from the coding sequence GTGAGCGGCCTGGCCGACCTGTGGACCCAGGTCACGACGCCCCAGCCGGCGCCCGACCGGCTCACCGTCGCCGTGGTCGCGCTCGTCGTCCTCGTCGCGCTCACCGTGCCGGGCGTGTGGCACCTGCTGCGCCACGGCCTGACGATCGTGCACGAGGCGGCCCACGCCGCGGTCGCGGTGCTGGTCGGGCGGCGCCTGTCGGGCATCCGTGTGCACTCCGACACGTCCGGCCTCACCGTCTCGCGCGGGCGCCCCCGCGGCCCCGGGATGGTGGCCACGGTCGCCGCGGGCTACCCGGGGCCCGCCGTGCTGGGACTGGCGGCCGCGTGGCTGCTGTCCCGGGGGTACGCGCTGGCGGTGCTGTGGCTGCTGCTGGTGGTGGTGGTGCTCGTGCTGCTGCAGATCCGCAACTGGTACGGGCTGTGGGCGGTGCTGGTCAGCGGGGCCGTCCTCGTCGTCGTGACCGTGTGGGCACCGGCGCAGGTGCAGACCGTGGTCGCGGCGGGCCTCACGTGGTTCCTCCTGCTCGGCGCACCGCGCGCGGTCCTGGAGATGCAGTCGCAGCGGCGGCGCGTGCGACGCGGCGGCGGTCGTGACCAGTCCGACGCGGGACTGCTCGCGGGTCTCACGCACCTGCCCGCGGCGGCCTGGGTCGGGTTGCTGCTGGTGCTCTGCGTCGCGCTCCTCGGCATCGGCGGTGCGTGGCTGCTCGCGGCCTGGCCGACGCCCTGA
- a CDS encoding IclR family transcriptional regulator: MSTTADVASRPGRNESLSLRRALALLEVCAQETDPAGLTAAEIGRRLGVHKSTVLRLAAPLLESELLRRDPTSGRFRLGPGALRLGHAYLSSLDVETVAAGALDDLARTSGCLAVLTVPDGVHVRLAAHRSGPGSAGRFPGRIPATVPMHCSATGKAILSVAGAATVERVVAAGLPPATGRTITDPGELRAELVRTRRRGFAVDDRELDADLRAVAAPVLDHTGGVVGALALVAPAARMPAAAVQEHARAVVLAARAVTRRLGGAVIGPREASPAPAEAHQVRRGA; encoded by the coding sequence GTGAGCACAACAGCAGACGTCGCTTCCCGGCCGGGACGTAACGAGTCGTTGTCGCTGCGACGGGCGCTCGCACTGCTCGAGGTGTGCGCCCAGGAGACCGACCCTGCCGGCCTGACCGCAGCCGAGATCGGCCGACGCCTCGGCGTCCACAAGTCCACCGTGCTGCGGCTCGCGGCACCGCTGCTGGAGTCCGAGCTGCTGCGCCGCGACCCCACCAGCGGACGGTTCCGCCTGGGTCCCGGCGCGCTGCGGCTGGGCCACGCCTACCTGTCGAGCCTCGACGTGGAGACCGTCGCCGCCGGTGCGCTCGACGACCTGGCCCGCACCAGCGGCTGCCTGGCCGTCCTGACCGTGCCGGACGGCGTCCACGTCCGGCTGGCTGCCCACCGCTCCGGCCCCGGCAGCGCCGGACGGTTCCCCGGTCGCATCCCGGCCACCGTGCCGATGCACTGCTCCGCGACCGGCAAGGCGATCCTGTCGGTCGCCGGGGCCGCCACCGTCGAGCGTGTGGTCGCCGCCGGCCTGCCGCCCGCGACGGGCCGCACCATCACCGACCCGGGCGAGCTGCGGGCCGAGCTGGTGCGCACCCGCCGGCGCGGGTTCGCCGTCGACGACCGTGAGCTCGACGCGGACCTGCGTGCCGTCGCGGCGCCCGTCCTGGACCACACGGGGGGCGTCGTCGGGGCGTTGGCGCTGGTCGCGCCCGCCGCGCGGATGCCCGCGGCCGCCGTGCAGGAGCACGCCCGCGCCGTCGTCCTGGCCGCCCGCGCCGTGACCCGGCGGCTGGGCGGCGCCGTCATCGGACCGCGTGAGGCGTCGCCCGCACCCGCGGAGGCCCACCAGGTGCGTCGCGGCGCCTGA
- a CDS encoding HNH endonuclease family protein, with protein MPRRPRSVVPARSSARRAWPWVLVLLVGLAGGLGAPVVLDARAAAQYPVTADDLAAGRTALEQLAVKGRAPRTGYSREAFGQRWEDVDRNGCDTRNDILRRDLVDVEVKPGTHDCVVLRGTLLDPYTGTTIPFERGERSSEVQIDHVVALADAWQKGAQGWTEEKRTAFANDPANLLAVDGTANQRKGAGDAATWLPPSSGYRCAYALRQTVVKAAYGLWVTAAEHTALTRAIDRCVVVD; from the coding sequence CCGCCCGCTCGTCCGCCCGTCGCGCCTGGCCGTGGGTGCTCGTCCTGCTGGTCGGGCTGGCCGGTGGTCTCGGCGCTCCGGTGGTCCTCGACGCCCGGGCAGCGGCGCAGTACCCGGTCACCGCCGACGACCTGGCCGCCGGTCGCACAGCCCTGGAGCAGCTGGCCGTCAAGGGTCGTGCACCGCGCACCGGGTACAGCCGCGAGGCCTTCGGGCAGCGCTGGGAGGACGTCGACCGCAACGGTTGCGACACGCGCAACGACATCCTGCGGCGCGACCTCGTCGACGTGGAGGTGAAGCCCGGGACGCACGACTGCGTCGTCCTGCGCGGCACCCTGCTGGACCCGTACACCGGCACGACGATCCCGTTCGAGCGCGGTGAGCGGTCGTCCGAGGTGCAGATCGACCACGTGGTCGCGCTGGCCGACGCCTGGCAGAAGGGCGCCCAGGGGTGGACCGAGGAGAAGCGCACCGCGTTCGCCAACGACCCGGCCAACCTGCTCGCGGTCGACGGGACCGCCAACCAGCGCAAGGGCGCCGGGGACGCGGCGACGTGGCTGCCGCCCAGCAGCGGCTACCGGTGCGCGTACGCGCTGCGGCAGACCGTGGTGAAGGCGGCGTACGGCCTGTGGGTGACCGCGGCGGAGCACACCGCGCTGACCCGGGCGATCGACCGGTGCGTCGTCGTGGACTGA